A window of Acidimicrobiales bacterium contains these coding sequences:
- a CDS encoding PilT/PilU family type 4a pilus ATPase — protein MVDLTEILAHLIEQGGSDLHLGANSPPRVRVNADLRPAPFPALNATALQAVLAKVLPADRYEEYERTGEADFSLSVPGIGRFRGNACRQRGSAAIVLRRVLPNAVTAEALGLPPIVTRLSTEHRGMILVTGPTGSGKTTTLAAMIDHINSTRACKIVTIEDPIEVIHTDKRSVIWQREIGTDTNDYAQAMRRVLRQDPDVIFIGEMRDTETVNAALSAAETGHLVLSTLHTANATDTVNRIVDFFPSYQQKQVRLTLAGVLKGVLSQRLVPLASGEGRAAAIEAMVVTGRIADKIVDPSSGGDTIEKQIEDGEYLGMQTFDQSLFRLVQSGEISLRSAMAASTNPHDLRVALETAGVLAVGAV, from the coding sequence GTGGTTGACCTCACAGAAATCCTTGCCCATCTGATCGAACAAGGCGGTTCGGATCTTCACCTAGGGGCCAACAGCCCGCCCAGGGTGCGGGTCAACGCCGACCTCCGGCCGGCGCCGTTCCCGGCGCTCAACGCCACCGCCTTGCAGGCGGTGCTCGCCAAGGTTCTGCCCGCCGACCGTTACGAGGAGTACGAGCGCACCGGCGAGGCGGACTTCTCTTTGTCGGTTCCCGGCATCGGGCGGTTCCGCGGGAACGCGTGCCGCCAGCGGGGCAGCGCGGCCATCGTCCTTCGGCGGGTGCTGCCGAACGCGGTGACCGCCGAGGCGCTCGGGTTGCCGCCGATCGTCACCAGGCTGTCCACCGAGCACCGGGGCATGATCCTGGTCACGGGACCGACGGGTTCGGGTAAGACCACCACGCTCGCGGCGATGATCGACCACATCAACAGCACCCGGGCCTGCAAGATCGTCACCATCGAAGATCCGATCGAGGTAATCCACACCGACAAGCGATCGGTCATCTGGCAACGGGAGATCGGCACCGACACGAACGACTACGCCCAGGCGATGCGGCGAGTGCTTCGCCAGGACCCCGACGTGATCTTCATCGGCGAGATGCGCGACACCGAGACCGTGAACGCGGCTCTCAGTGCGGCCGAAACCGGCCACCTGGTCCTCTCCACCCTCCACACCGCGAACGCCACGGACACGGTGAACCGGATCGTCGACTTCTTCCCTTCCTACCAGCAGAAGCAGGTCCGCCTGACTCTCGCCGGCGTGTTGAAGGGGGTCCTGAGCCAGCGCCTTGTTCCGCTCGCCAGCGGCGAGGGACGGGCGGCAGCGATCGAAGCGATGGTCGTCACCGGGCGGATCGCCGACAAGATCGTCGACCCTTCGAGCGGCGGCGACACCATCGAGAAACAGATCGAGGACGGCGAGTACCTCGGCATGCAGACGTTCGACCAGAGCCTGTTCCGCCTGGTGCAAAGCGGCGAGATATCTCTGCGCTCCGCGATGGCCGCGTCAACCAACCCTCACGATTTGCGCGTCGCCCTGGAGACCGCCGGGGTACTCGCGGTCGGAGCGGTCTAG
- a CDS encoding DUF4115 domain-containing protein: MGTGVLFGLAILAFGGAAMRVRVRRTSWHTVQAQHRALATIGKLAAEHAGPERSQPERSSRSAVRVVRDAESEHAPGTPPVLRSRPRHALSTDTKDPEHSATSAARVPIANGLPAAAFLPGPSVKLVRQQNLEPLAAAEPHTPAIPRPVLPTIPAKKPADSTDQMLRFDALAESGPRKADENPRSRRPQRASRIHLDMRRGLERFGAVSTRTSQVGEALLTGFRTRALKRWSGALHDGRTPFVEVGRRPRAAIGAAAAALVFVALIGLAVAGTGGGAPHHQTASGGRSAISPAPGSPSLSQGAGTEQAPQASASLLEMTSSTSAVYQVSGPISVVLHATAPCWIEARRSGPKGGLLFQGTLVPGQAWTVAGPTWLRLGNPTAVSLAINGQQVSPPAAQGIPFDLQIG, encoded by the coding sequence GTGGGCACTGGGGTGCTCTTCGGACTGGCGATATTGGCGTTTGGAGGTGCGGCGATGAGAGTTCGCGTACGGCGTACTTCCTGGCACACCGTGCAGGCGCAGCATCGCGCCCTCGCCACCATCGGCAAGCTGGCTGCGGAACACGCCGGACCCGAACGATCGCAGCCGGAGCGCTCGTCCCGGAGCGCCGTTCGCGTGGTCCGGGACGCGGAATCCGAGCACGCCCCTGGCACCCCACCCGTTCTCCGTTCCCGTCCGCGGCACGCGTTGTCCACCGACACCAAAGACCCGGAACATTCGGCGACCTCAGCCGCAAGGGTTCCGATCGCAAACGGGCTTCCCGCCGCGGCGTTTCTGCCGGGGCCGAGCGTGAAGCTGGTCCGGCAGCAGAATCTAGAACCGCTGGCGGCCGCCGAACCGCACACGCCGGCGATTCCGCGACCGGTCCTGCCGACCATACCGGCAAAAAAGCCTGCCGATTCGACCGATCAGATGCTCCGGTTCGACGCTCTCGCCGAATCGGGCCCGCGGAAGGCGGACGAAAACCCGCGGTCGCGACGCCCTCAACGGGCGTCTCGAATCCATCTCGACATGCGCCGTGGTCTCGAACGCTTCGGCGCGGTGTCGACCCGAACCAGCCAGGTCGGCGAAGCCCTCTTGACCGGGTTTCGGACTCGAGCCCTCAAGCGGTGGTCCGGGGCGCTCCACGACGGGCGTACACCGTTCGTCGAGGTGGGCCGGCGGCCGCGCGCAGCAATCGGAGCGGCCGCCGCCGCCCTGGTGTTCGTCGCCCTCATCGGACTCGCCGTAGCCGGAACCGGGGGTGGCGCCCCCCACCACCAAACGGCCAGCGGGGGGCGGTCAGCTATCAGTCCGGCGCCTGGTTCACCATCCCTCTCGCAGGGGGCCGGCACCGAACAGGCACCGCAGGCCTCGGCGTCACTACTCGAGATGACCTCGTCGACTTCGGCGGTGTACCAGGTGAGCGGCCCGATCTCGGTGGTTCTCCACGCGACTGCGCCCTGCTGGATTGAGGCGCGCAGGTCAGGACCCAAAGGCGGGCTTCTGTTCCAGGGAACCCTGGTGCCCGGCCAAGCCTGGACGGTCGCCGGGCCGACGTGGCTCAGGCTCGGCAACCCGACCGCGGTAAGCCTGGCCATCAACGGACAACAGGTGAGCCCCCCTGCGGCGCAAGGAATCCCGTTCGACCTTCAGATCGGCTGA
- a CDS encoding EAL domain-containing protein has protein sequence MNEEQVDPSVNVNGSARSGAELDLDAQLELLGHEVQARAGEIAAAVLQWWDNRHPESSRATDLQIREDIVRTTELGAATLGRFLVTRTLPSAEERDTISAPGKAPLHDTISIGELTKLYLVWRDTTYERLGRWGHELCISDKAIASAKDFARIGSDSSIVNVVREFESEFHKLRRELSEEQQRLAHNALHDGLTGLPNRTLLVDRLEQLTAKPSRNRQGFAVLFIDIDRFKSVNDLAGHSAGDALLISVAARLRGVIRTGDTLARLGGDEFVILCPDLSDPESEAAAVAERVTAVVSQPFRLGDPAQEFYVSASVGVGIAGAGDDAESLLLRADAAMYAAKNRGGSGFQIYDESVDRSLRRRPELLNDLHGAAGRGEISVHYQPVVDLSSDRIVWLEALARWDHPRFGRVGPDEFIPLAEESGVILPLGRWVIEHAVADCARWTSSGRAGVGVAVNVSGRQFTDDGLPDFVAGVIGDTGLDPKLLTLEITESVIVTSEAATQRALDALKEIGVRLAIDDFGTGYSSLAYLRRLPIDVLKVDRSFVSGLGDAGNDAAIVNAMVELARSLRLAVVAEGVETAAELEMVKRAGCDEAQGYLLGRPGPL, from the coding sequence TTGAACGAGGAGCAGGTCGACCCGAGTGTGAATGTGAACGGGTCTGCGCGATCCGGCGCCGAGTTGGATCTCGACGCCCAGCTGGAACTGCTCGGCCACGAAGTTCAGGCACGAGCCGGCGAGATCGCGGCCGCGGTCCTTCAGTGGTGGGACAACCGGCATCCGGAATCGTCGAGGGCTACCGACCTACAGATCCGCGAAGACATTGTCAGGACGACCGAGCTGGGCGCCGCCACGCTCGGCCGGTTCCTGGTAACCCGCACGCTTCCTTCCGCCGAGGAGCGCGACACCATATCCGCCCCGGGCAAGGCGCCCCTCCATGACACCATCTCGATCGGGGAGCTCACCAAGCTCTACCTGGTCTGGCGCGACACGACATATGAGAGGCTCGGGCGGTGGGGGCACGAACTCTGCATCAGCGATAAGGCCATCGCCTCGGCGAAGGACTTCGCGCGGATCGGCTCCGACAGTTCGATCGTGAACGTCGTCCGCGAATTCGAATCGGAGTTCCACAAGCTTCGCCGGGAGCTGTCGGAGGAACAGCAGCGGCTGGCGCACAACGCGCTGCACGACGGCCTCACCGGATTGCCGAACCGCACGCTGCTGGTGGATCGCCTGGAGCAGCTGACCGCCAAGCCGTCCAGGAACCGACAGGGTTTCGCCGTGCTGTTCATCGATATCGACCGCTTCAAGTCGGTCAACGACCTCGCCGGCCACAGCGCAGGAGATGCTCTCCTCATCTCCGTGGCGGCTCGGCTTCGCGGCGTCATCCGCACCGGCGACACGCTTGCTCGGCTGGGGGGCGACGAGTTCGTCATCCTCTGTCCGGATCTCTCCGATCCGGAAAGCGAGGCGGCAGCAGTCGCCGAACGGGTAACGGCTGTCGTTTCCCAACCTTTCAGGCTCGGCGATCCGGCGCAGGAGTTCTACGTGTCCGCCAGCGTCGGCGTCGGGATAGCTGGTGCGGGCGATGACGCCGAATCGCTACTGCTGCGCGCCGACGCTGCCATGTACGCGGCCAAGAACCGTGGGGGCAGCGGCTTCCAGATCTACGACGAGTCGGTCGACCGGAGCCTCCGCCGGCGACCCGAGCTGCTCAACGACCTCCACGGCGCCGCCGGGAGGGGGGAGATCTCGGTTCACTACCAGCCGGTTGTCGACCTGTCGAGCGACCGGATCGTATGGCTGGAGGCTCTCGCCCGTTGGGACCACCCCAGATTCGGGCGCGTCGGACCCGACGAGTTCATACCTCTCGCCGAAGAGAGCGGGGTCATACTCCCGCTGGGCCGATGGGTGATCGAACATGCCGTCGCCGACTGCGCCCGGTGGACGAGCTCGGGCCGCGCGGGCGTCGGCGTTGCCGTAAACGTCTCCGGGCGGCAGTTCACCGACGACGGGCTTCCAGATTTCGTCGCCGGTGTCATCGGAGACACCGGTCTCGACCCCAAGCTGCTCACCCTCGAAATAACCGAGAGCGTGATCGTCACCTCGGAGGCGGCCACTCAGCGAGCCTTGGACGCGCTCAAGGAGATCGGCGTCCGCCTGGCCATCGACGACTTCGGGACCGGGTACTCCTCGCTGGCGTACCTGCGGCGGCTCCCGATCGACGTTCTCAAGGTCGACCGGAGCTTCGTGTCCGGCCTCGGCGACGCGGGCAACGACGCTGCGATCGTCAACGCCATGGTCGAGCTTGCTCGGAGCCTTCGGTTGGCGGTCGTGGCCGAGGGTGTTGAGACGGCTGCAGAGCTCGAAATGGTGAAGCGCGCCGGATGCGACGAGGCCCAGGGTTACCTGCTGGGAAGGCCCGGGCCCCTCTGA
- a CDS encoding iron-sulfur cluster biosynthesis family protein codes for MTAEAADAIQDLVSDHPGAGLRISSRGNDGNQVELGLALTEQPGPSDQVIEQEGCRVFVEDAVAPLLDGRTLDARLTGEEELRFTLLP; via the coding sequence GTGACTGCCGAAGCCGCCGATGCCATCCAGGATCTGGTATCGGACCACCCCGGCGCAGGACTGCGGATCTCCTCGAGGGGCAACGACGGTAACCAGGTCGAGCTCGGCCTTGCTCTCACCGAACAGCCCGGACCCAGCGATCAAGTGATCGAGCAGGAGGGGTGCAGAGTATTCGTGGAGGACGCGGTGGCGCCCCTTCTCGACGGACGAACCCTCGACGCCCGCTTGACCGGCGAGGAGGAGCTGCGCTTCACGCTGCTCCCCTGA
- a CDS encoding sialidase family protein, translating to MRRRRGRFLLGACVAACAAIVGLVQPVRAANGDRLAGCQLDRQAVAYKSGGVLVEPQPRSAPVPCLVATGFGGSEPQVVALKNGGLVYEPAIITPGLAGTGFLPGAPGPRLSTMFSPGGLAVSNDNGATWSFNEPAGATWVPQDDALYVDRETARLFYYALAANPVPQGGVVPPQDQIPAGEAHLMMSPDGGKTWNEVSLPGFVESENPRFTSAPPRPGQPSPSGYPDVVYWCGNNAVNLGLPLPGFRACYRTLDGGFTWRQVSLLGSAPAPQHGQCGTSQETFSDMDPNYPQGAPDGSVYAEVQCGSTTFLARSFDEGQTWPLVDRQDGKPVTLPVNGELRVGTHGDLYLADQKGSAVDLRVSRDGGRTWSSPVDMTPPGVGTIVQWAFAERGAGEVAASYLVQRGSQSLYDGYLSFTLDARDADPTFWGASLNPLSDPMRTSAPPQARDDYIGVDITPSGTPWAAFAGSCPGPVGPANATACAGQGSNSQANEAVAGRLTWSG from the coding sequence ATGCGCAGGCGCCGCGGACGTTTCCTGCTCGGCGCGTGCGTGGCGGCATGTGCTGCCATCGTGGGACTGGTCCAGCCGGTCCGGGCCGCCAACGGTGATCGGCTCGCGGGGTGCCAGCTCGACCGTCAGGCGGTGGCCTACAAATCCGGTGGTGTCCTGGTCGAACCCCAACCCAGGTCGGCTCCGGTTCCGTGTCTCGTCGCGACCGGTTTCGGCGGTTCCGAGCCGCAGGTCGTGGCCCTGAAGAACGGCGGGCTGGTCTACGAACCGGCGATCATCACCCCTGGACTGGCCGGCACCGGGTTCCTGCCGGGCGCACCTGGTCCTCGACTAAGCACCATGTTCAGTCCCGGCGGGTTGGCGGTATCCAACGACAACGGAGCGACCTGGTCCTTCAACGAGCCCGCCGGTGCGACTTGGGTCCCCCAGGACGACGCCCTTTACGTCGACCGTGAGACCGCCCGGTTGTTCTATTACGCCCTAGCCGCAAATCCGGTTCCTCAAGGTGGGGTAGTCCCGCCCCAGGATCAGATCCCCGCCGGCGAGGCGCATCTGATGATGAGCCCAGACGGGGGGAAGACCTGGAACGAGGTCAGCCTCCCCGGGTTCGTCGAGTCGGAGAACCCGCGGTTCACCTCTGCGCCGCCGCGGCCCGGCCAGCCTTCGCCGTCTGGCTACCCGGACGTCGTGTACTGGTGCGGCAACAATGCCGTCAACCTCGGGCTCCCTCTGCCCGGCTTCCGGGCGTGTTACCGCACGCTCGACGGGGGATTCACGTGGAGACAGGTGTCGTTGCTCGGAAGCGCTCCGGCGCCGCAGCACGGCCAGTGTGGCACCAGTCAAGAGACATTCTCCGACATGGACCCCAACTACCCCCAAGGCGCCCCGGACGGGTCGGTCTACGCCGAGGTCCAGTGCGGCTCGACGACGTTCCTAGCCCGCAGCTTCGACGAGGGGCAGACCTGGCCGCTTGTCGACCGCCAGGACGGAAAGCCGGTCACGCTTCCCGTCAACGGTGAGCTCCGGGTCGGCACCCACGGCGACCTGTACCTCGCCGACCAGAAGGGGTCGGCCGTCGACCTTCGGGTTTCCAGGGACGGCGGGCGGACCTGGAGCAGCCCGGTGGACATGACCCCGCCAGGAGTCGGAACGATCGTGCAGTGGGCGTTTGCGGAAAGGGGCGCCGGCGAGGTGGCGGCCTCCTACTTGGTACAAAGAGGGAGCCAGTCCCTGTACGACGGTTATCTCAGCTTCACGCTGGACGCGCGGGACGCCGACCCGACTTTCTGGGGCGCCTCCCTCAACCCCCTCTCCGACCCGATGCGTACCAGCGCCCCCCCGCAGGCGCGCGACGACTACATCGGAGTCGATATCACCCCGTCCGGCACCCCTTGGGCGGCGTTTGCTGGCTCATGCCCGGGTCCGGTGGGGCCGGCTAACGCCACCGCGTGCGCCGGCCAGGGCTCCAACTCCCAGGCGAACGAGGCGGTCGCCGGGCGTCTCACCTGGTCGGGATGA
- a CDS encoding long-chain-fatty-acid--CoA ligase, producing MKELVYHRYLLPTVERLTSEPASVDGEFVASYEQHLERVNRLADGMRTELGVEKGDRYAVMTLNGHHYLELYHASLLSGSIINPLNLRLAPMELSFILKDSGSKVCFADAFFASHIEKIREEAGLEKLVLVGDTFGGDVAHDASYEDVVAAGDNVLPAEPDEDDISILMYTGGTTGLPKGVVIDQRALMLDLYKVATRFGMDQDFVYLHQTPMFHAASLGAILAIPAVGGLTAYVALFDPAKVLEAVEQHHVNMTVMVPTMISMLLDHPDFKPERLSSLHSLVYGASPMSTALLQRVLDTFPDMSIYQGYGMTENCGLLTCLGPEEHRAGGDLLRSAGRPMPGSVVSIQDEAGNILKPGETGEVCAQAGNYMREYWNRPEETEAAFRGGWYHTGDAGYVDSAGYVYLIDRVKDMIVTGGENVYSAEVENAIASHPGVAQVAVIGVPSDRWGEEVLAIIVLKEGAQPTVEDIQHWARERIAGYKVPKRVEFRAEPLPLSGAMKVLKRELRAPYWEGRERAVE from the coding sequence ATGAAAGAGCTCGTTTACCACCGCTACCTGCTCCCGACCGTCGAGCGGCTGACGTCCGAGCCGGCGTCGGTCGACGGCGAGTTCGTCGCCAGCTACGAGCAGCACCTCGAGCGGGTCAACCGCCTGGCCGACGGCATGCGCACCGAGCTTGGCGTAGAAAAGGGCGACCGCTACGCGGTGATGACCCTCAACGGACACCACTATCTCGAGCTGTACCACGCGTCCTTGCTCTCCGGGAGCATCATCAACCCGCTGAACCTCAGGCTTGCCCCGATGGAGCTGTCGTTCATCTTGAAGGACTCGGGATCCAAGGTGTGCTTCGCCGACGCCTTCTTCGCTTCACACATCGAGAAGATCCGTGAAGAAGCCGGCCTGGAGAAGCTGGTTCTGGTGGGCGACACCTTTGGCGGCGATGTGGCGCACGACGCGTCTTACGAAGACGTCGTCGCGGCCGGCGACAACGTGCTTCCCGCCGAGCCCGACGAGGACGACATCTCGATCCTCATGTACACGGGCGGGACGACCGGATTGCCGAAAGGCGTGGTGATCGATCAGCGGGCACTCATGCTCGATCTCTACAAGGTGGCGACGCGATTCGGGATGGATCAGGACTTCGTGTACCTGCACCAGACGCCGATGTTCCACGCCGCTTCGCTAGGTGCCATCCTCGCCATTCCGGCGGTCGGCGGACTCACCGCCTATGTCGCTTTGTTCGATCCGGCGAAGGTGCTTGAAGCCGTGGAACAGCACCACGTGAACATGACCGTGATGGTCCCGACCATGATCTCGATGCTGCTCGACCATCCCGACTTCAAGCCGGAGCGCCTGTCGTCGCTGCACAGCCTGGTCTACGGCGCTTCCCCCATGTCGACCGCGCTGCTCCAGCGAGTCCTCGACACCTTCCCGGACATGTCCATCTACCAGGGGTACGGGATGACCGAGAACTGCGGGCTGCTCACCTGCCTGGGGCCGGAAGAGCACCGTGCAGGCGGTGACTTGCTGCGGTCGGCAGGGCGGCCGATGCCCGGCTCGGTGGTATCGATCCAGGACGAGGCAGGAAACATTCTGAAACCCGGGGAGACCGGCGAGGTGTGCGCGCAGGCGGGCAATTACATGCGCGAGTACTGGAACCGTCCCGAAGAGACGGAGGCCGCCTTCAGGGGAGGCTGGTACCACACCGGCGACGCCGGCTACGTCGATTCGGCGGGTTACGTGTACCTCATCGACCGGGTGAAGGACATGATCGTCACCGGCGGGGAGAACGTGTACTCGGCTGAGGTGGAGAACGCGATCGCCAGCCACCCCGGCGTGGCGCAGGTCGCTGTGATCGGGGTGCCCTCTGACCGGTGGGGCGAGGAGGTGCTCGCAATCATCGTGCTGAAGGAGGGCGCGCAGCCGACGGTCGAAGACATCCAGCACTGGGCTCGAGAGCGGATCGCCGGCTACAAGGTCCCGAAGAGGGTCGAGTTCCGGGCCGAGCCGCTACCGCTGTCCGGGGCGATGAAGGTGCTCAAGCGTGAGCTGCGAGCCCCTTACTGGGAAGGGCGCGAGCGGGCAGTCGAATAG
- a CDS encoding S53 family peptidase: MRLRRAGAALAGTLALGLAASLTIPALASSGPASKAGQVPGTTAVTSASSSTSVIGASGAATAAGAAAASHLTRLAHDVLPGLNLVAAAAPAPSTEILEIGVGLALPNQPALQAFYQSEYDPSSPNYRQFLTPQEFASRFGVSAQTYGRVVSWLKSGGLQITETTRAGDWVAATGTVAQLQRLFQTTINSYLVKGVSFVANATPPLVPAGDSIISVVGLNTLQKFSTPKVPSKSRSAILSPPAQTPKFPACLPSCTYGPQDMWSLYDVPSSNLGQGQSIAIFGEGRTDDVISNLRDFEQQYKLPTIPVKVTRVGTGSFGDDSGQGEWDLDTQASTGMAPDALGVDLYFADSLFDAQVESLFTRWVGDPNGPSQANASFGECETNPTNPVTGPLAQMPYGVALGDDLEPVAEQTLLQAAMQGRTLFTSAGDTGSSCPAVVLPAVGAGNGVVNQVVPLQEYPCASDYAVCVGGTVLWSDGGSLPQRAIERAWEFTGGGAALFQAEPPFQKRVSAINVPCLLDQDGNPYARGTTCRGAPDVAAMSGDIADNGYNIVENGSLTPGGGAGTSLSSPLWVGMWTRIQAAAPPLFTSSAPATGPPRRHASTTVKYPGLGFADFAIYRVAESTAYAKDFFDVTLGDNGLYHATTGWDYVSGWGVPDVSNLMQTLDGRTTPVNNILPVPPTSSSSNCDALWANPAHTASDTFMNSDPQLTLLQGNMAPGPNGKSLIVRMTVQNLTETVPVGATAADWYMTWTYKGTVYFAQAQLGVLPGSAPVFSDGTVASVGSSQQFQSANTDTGTFVTGKDGVVEIVVPLAHVGNPPAGAVLTQPTGETYIEIGVPPNPLGLGVASLQKVDAGGPGNNYSIGTTTGTSGCTLPE; this comes from the coding sequence ATGCGGTTGAGGCGAGCCGGTGCGGCCTTGGCGGGGACATTGGCGCTCGGGCTTGCCGCGTCCCTCACCATCCCGGCGCTCGCCTCTTCCGGCCCCGCTTCCAAAGCGGGCCAGGTGCCGGGTACCACGGCGGTCACGTCGGCCAGCTCGAGCACCAGCGTCATCGGAGCCTCGGGCGCGGCGACCGCCGCCGGAGCCGCCGCAGCAAGCCATCTCACCCGCCTCGCCCATGACGTTCTCCCGGGTCTCAACCTCGTCGCAGCCGCTGCTCCTGCTCCGTCCACCGAGATCCTCGAAATCGGTGTCGGCCTGGCCCTGCCCAACCAGCCGGCGCTTCAGGCCTTCTACCAATCCGAGTACGACCCCTCCAGTCCGAACTACCGCCAGTTCCTCACGCCCCAGGAGTTCGCGTCCCGATTCGGGGTTTCCGCGCAGACCTACGGCCGGGTGGTTTCCTGGCTGAAGTCGGGAGGGCTCCAGATCACCGAGACCACGCGTGCCGGCGACTGGGTGGCGGCAACGGGCACGGTCGCGCAGCTGCAACGGCTGTTCCAGACAACCATCAACAGTTACCTGGTGAAGGGCGTGTCGTTCGTGGCCAACGCCACCCCACCCTTGGTGCCCGCAGGGGATTCGATCATCTCGGTCGTCGGACTCAACACCCTCCAGAAGTTCAGCACTCCAAAGGTCCCCTCGAAGAGCCGGTCGGCAATCCTCTCGCCGCCCGCGCAGACGCCGAAGTTTCCAGCCTGCCTTCCGTCGTGCACGTACGGGCCTCAGGACATGTGGTCCCTTTACGACGTGCCCTCGTCGAACCTCGGGCAGGGCCAGTCAATCGCAATCTTCGGTGAGGGGCGCACCGACGACGTGATCTCCAACCTTCGAGACTTCGAGCAGCAGTACAAGCTCCCGACCATCCCGGTCAAGGTCACCCGGGTCGGGACAGGGTCGTTCGGCGACGATTCGGGGCAGGGTGAGTGGGACCTCGACACCCAGGCGAGCACCGGCATGGCACCCGACGCATTGGGAGTGGATCTCTACTTCGCCGATTCGCTATTCGACGCCCAGGTCGAGAGCCTGTTCACCAGGTGGGTCGGAGATCCGAACGGGCCCAGCCAGGCGAACGCCTCGTTCGGGGAGTGCGAGACCAACCCGACCAACCCCGTCACCGGGCCCCTGGCCCAGATGCCTTACGGGGTGGCGCTCGGCGACGATCTGGAGCCTGTCGCCGAGCAAACCCTGTTGCAGGCGGCAATGCAAGGACGGACGCTCTTCACCTCCGCTGGTGACACCGGGTCGTCGTGCCCGGCGGTCGTCCTCCCCGCGGTTGGCGCAGGAAATGGGGTCGTCAACCAGGTCGTCCCGCTCCAGGAGTACCCGTGCGCCAGCGACTACGCCGTTTGCGTCGGCGGTACGGTCCTGTGGTCCGATGGGGGCAGCCTCCCGCAACGGGCGATCGAGCGAGCTTGGGAATTCACCGGGGGCGGAGCCGCGTTGTTCCAGGCCGAGCCACCCTTCCAGAAGCGGGTGAGCGCGATCAACGTGCCGTGCCTTCTCGATCAGGACGGGAACCCCTACGCGCGGGGGACAACCTGTCGCGGGGCGCCGGACGTCGCTGCGATGTCAGGAGACATCGCCGACAACGGCTACAACATCGTCGAGAACGGATCGCTGACGCCCGGCGGTGGCGCTGGAACGAGTCTCAGCTCCCCGCTATGGGTCGGAATGTGGACCCGGATCCAGGCCGCGGCGCCCCCGCTCTTCACGTCCAGTGCCCCCGCCACCGGTCCGCCCCGCCGGCACGCGTCGACGACCGTCAAATATCCGGGTCTCGGGTTCGCAGACTTCGCCATCTACCGCGTCGCCGAGAGCACGGCCTATGCGAAGGATTTCTTCGACGTGACCCTGGGCGACAACGGGCTCTATCACGCGACCACCGGGTGGGACTACGTATCTGGATGGGGTGTGCCCGATGTCTCCAATCTGATGCAGACCCTCGACGGCAGAACCACGCCTGTCAACAACATCCTTCCGGTGCCTCCGACTTCCTCGTCGAGCAACTGCGACGCCTTGTGGGCCAATCCTGCTCACACCGCGTCCGACACCTTCATGAACAGCGATCCGCAGCTGACCCTTTTGCAGGGGAACATGGCTCCCGGTCCCAATGGCAAGTCGTTGATCGTGCGGATGACGGTCCAGAACCTCACCGAGACCGTGCCGGTCGGCGCGACCGCCGCGGACTGGTACATGACATGGACCTACAAGGGGACCGTGTACTTCGCCCAAGCCCAACTCGGAGTTCTCCCCGGTTCCGCGCCCGTCTTCTCTGACGGAACCGTCGCGTCGGTGGGATCCAGCCAGCAGTTCCAATCGGCGAACACCGACACCGGTACCTTCGTCACCGGCAAAGACGGAGTCGTCGAAATCGTCGTTCCGCTGGCGCACGTCGGCAACCCGCCGGCGGGCGCCGTCCTCACTCAACCGACCGGCGAGACCTATATCGAGATCGGCGTTCCGCCCAACCCCTTGGGCCTCGGTGTCGCATCGCTGCAGAAGGTCGACGCAGGTGGACCGGGCAACAACTACTCGATCGGGACGACGACCGGGACCAGCGGCTGCACCTTGCCCGAGTAG